The Methyloferula stellata AR4 genome includes a window with the following:
- a CDS encoding ABC transporter ATP-binding protein has protein sequence MSAVPQDTTVAEPALAPPPAEGPAALSVEGVSHSYGKRKALDNVSFSVKPSSFTVLLGLNGAGKSTLFSLITRLYSTQTGKIKIFGYEVGQDPGEALRRLGVVFQARTLDMDLSIQQNLLYHAALHGIGAAETKARAAAVLEQIAMTDRTKDKVRDLSGGQMRRVEIARALLHHPQMLLLDEPTVGLDIKARADILKHVRDLVAHSGIGVLWTTHLIDEVNPDDDVVVLHQGKILDKGRVSDVVARAGVADMRAAFTKLTGTGPMGGES, from the coding sequence ATGAGCGCCGTGCCGCAAGACACTACCGTTGCCGAGCCCGCCCTGGCGCCGCCGCCAGCCGAGGGGCCAGCGGCGCTCTCCGTCGAAGGCGTCAGCCATTCCTACGGCAAGCGCAAAGCCCTCGACAATGTGTCGTTCTCGGTAAAGCCGTCGAGCTTCACGGTTCTTCTGGGCCTCAACGGCGCCGGCAAAAGCACGCTTTTCTCGCTCATCACGCGCCTCTACAGCACCCAGACCGGCAAGATCAAAATCTTCGGCTATGAGGTCGGCCAAGACCCCGGCGAGGCCTTGCGGCGGCTGGGCGTCGTCTTCCAGGCGCGCACACTCGACATGGATCTGTCGATCCAGCAAAACCTGCTTTATCACGCGGCGCTGCACGGCATTGGCGCGGCCGAAACCAAAGCGCGCGCAGCCGCCGTCCTGGAGCAGATCGCAATGACCGACCGCACCAAAGACAAGGTGCGCGATCTTTCCGGCGGCCAGATGCGGCGCGTCGAGATCGCCAGAGCGCTTCTCCACCATCCGCAAATGCTGCTGCTCGACGAGCCGACCGTCGGCCTGGACATCAAGGCCCGCGCCGATATCCTCAAACATGTGCGCGATCTCGTCGCGCATTCAGGCATAGGCGTGCTCTGGACCACGCATCTGATCGACGAAGTGAACCCCGATGACGATGTCGTCGTCCTGCATCAGGGCAAGATTCTCGACAAAGGCCGTGTCTCCGACGTCGTCGCCCGCGCCGGTGTCGCCGATATGCGCGCGGCCTTCACCAAATTGACGGGGACGGGCCCCATGGGCGGTGAGTCATGA
- a CDS encoding YVTN family beta-propeller repeat protein, whose protein sequence is MTQLFKHSFFRSALATGGIALALVFPKPGLAFTAYVSNEKGNSISVIDTDKLEVIKTVKVGQRPRGIALTKDNSQLFICAGDDDTINIVDTKTFEIVGDLPSGPDPELLILSPDGKLVYVSNENDNLVTAIDIATKKEVFDVPVGVEPEGMAVSPDGKTIVNTSETTNMAHFIDLEKREIVANVLVDSRPRYAAFTADGKELWVSAEVGGTVSVIDVATHTIKQKITFDVPGLAKEAIQPVGLEFTADGKKVYVALGPANRVAVIDVATKKVEKYLLVGQRVWHLALTPDGKYFYTTNGVSNDVSVIDVANEKVIKSIHVGSFPWGVVIGK, encoded by the coding sequence ATGACGCAACTCTTCAAACATTCATTCTTCCGCTCGGCCCTTGCAACAGGCGGCATCGCCCTGGCGCTCGTGTTTCCAAAGCCTGGCCTTGCGTTTACGGCCTATGTGTCCAACGAAAAGGGCAATTCGATCTCGGTCATCGACACCGACAAGCTCGAAGTGATCAAGACCGTCAAAGTCGGACAAAGGCCGCGCGGCATCGCGCTCACCAAGGACAATAGCCAGCTCTTCATCTGCGCGGGCGACGACGACACGATCAACATTGTCGATACCAAGACGTTCGAGATCGTGGGCGATCTGCCATCGGGACCGGACCCCGAGCTTTTGATCCTCAGCCCGGACGGCAAACTCGTCTATGTGTCGAATGAAAACGACAATCTCGTCACGGCGATCGATATAGCGACCAAAAAAGAAGTGTTCGACGTTCCGGTCGGCGTCGAGCCGGAGGGCATGGCGGTCAGCCCCGACGGCAAGACCATCGTCAATACGTCCGAAACCACGAATATGGCGCATTTCATCGATTTGGAGAAACGCGAGATCGTCGCCAATGTGCTCGTCGATTCCAGGCCGCGTTATGCCGCCTTCACGGCGGACGGCAAGGAGCTTTGGGTCTCGGCCGAAGTGGGCGGGACGGTCAGCGTCATCGATGTCGCGACCCATACGATCAAGCAGAAGATCACTTTCGATGTGCCGGGCCTTGCCAAGGAAGCGATCCAGCCCGTCGGGCTCGAGTTCACCGCGGACGGTAAGAAGGTCTATGTCGCGCTTGGGCCAGCGAACCGCGTCGCGGTCATCGACGTGGCGACGAAAAAGGTCGAAAAATATCTCCTCGTCGGCCAACGCGTGTGGCATCTGGCTTTGACGCCCGACGGCAAATATTTCTATACGACGAACGGTGTCTCGAACGATGTCTCCGTCATCGATGTCGCCAACGAGAAAGTCATCAAATCGATCCACGTCGGCTCTTTTCCCTGGGGCGTGGTGATCGGCAAATGA
- a CDS encoding ATP-binding protein, with protein MAEVDITSRQAGRSAPQRPSESRGLDAKPGLFARMRNHLARRPDSEHETAFNRFALCACALLYLIGASFFGDAEAHRTLAELAVNFAIFNFFAVVIFILILRDSGVSPLRRFVSICVDAGCVSYLIHMGGAATALFYPLLLWIIFGNGFRFGVRYLAIAAAVATFTFSAVVITTPFWRDNISLSLGLIVGQIVLPAYVSILIRKLSEAKRQAEEANRAKSLFLASVSHELRTPLNAIIGLSDLLSDMTTDEEQGDMSRTIATAGRSLLALITSILDFSQKEVTKSPEREEEVDLFSLLASTRDMLAVQANARGLWLTLHITPRVPQFVTSDSRGLEQILVNLTGNALKFTQAGHVTIFADAIEMAPGRVKLRIEVSDTGIGIAPEAQARIFESFTQADETIIDRFGGSGLGLAIVKQLVEAKGGKVGVESIVGAGSTFWLEFECLAGTAKPLALPSQMLPWLLLSEDRAIGPLIEQQGVTVEQVSTMADLAKTMQAPEWTRAHHRPVIILDQRAFGANLEEIARRLRGSDPARGPMLIALKENESVDIQSRELYLTTLPRPLDAASIMNMWQHVSWSKRKSMARRAVAHMAYRPLSILVAEDNKTNQKVIAKILERAGHCVHLVDNGEVALEAMIDKSFDIALIDLNMPVLNGIEMTKLYRFVAAGRAHLPIIALTADVTAETKVRCTEAGMDDCLTKPIEPAHLLNVLNSFAGGWPPEEADLSGIETKPVQVADANRETAAVDDEPIIDTDKLTYLQKLGGKEFVSDLLDQYVSDAARMLRELSNAVAEENLPKFQDSIHALRSCSANVGAKAIYNLCLSWREVDAYDLALRGEDHMKVLEAEFAKARSAMDLYEEDGTAPAVKPFHPQGAGE; from the coding sequence ATGGCTGAGGTCGATATCACGTCGCGCCAAGCCGGCCGAAGCGCACCTCAGCGTCCTTCCGAAAGCCGCGGTCTTGACGCAAAACCCGGCCTGTTCGCGCGCATGCGAAACCATTTGGCGCGCCGGCCCGACTCGGAGCATGAGACGGCCTTCAACCGGTTCGCGCTCTGCGCCTGCGCGCTGCTTTATCTCATCGGAGCGAGTTTCTTCGGCGATGCCGAGGCGCATCGCACGCTGGCGGAACTGGCCGTCAATTTCGCCATCTTCAACTTCTTCGCGGTGGTCATATTTATTCTGATTCTACGCGACTCGGGCGTATCGCCGCTCCGGCGTTTCGTCTCGATCTGCGTCGATGCCGGCTGCGTCTCCTACCTCATCCACATGGGGGGCGCCGCGACGGCCTTGTTCTATCCGCTGCTTCTCTGGATCATTTTCGGCAATGGCTTTCGCTTCGGCGTGCGCTATCTGGCCATCGCCGCGGCGGTTGCGACCTTTACGTTCTCGGCGGTCGTGATCACCACGCCGTTCTGGCGGGATAATATTTCCTTGTCGCTCGGCCTCATCGTCGGGCAGATCGTTCTGCCGGCCTATGTTTCGATTCTGATCCGGAAATTATCGGAAGCCAAGCGCCAGGCGGAAGAAGCAAACCGGGCCAAGAGTCTGTTTTTGGCGAGTGTCAGCCACGAGTTGCGCACGCCTCTCAACGCGATCATCGGTTTGAGCGATCTCTTGAGCGATATGACCACTGACGAAGAGCAAGGAGACATGTCGCGGACCATCGCGACGGCCGGGCGCTCTCTATTGGCCTTGATCACCTCCATACTCGACTTCTCTCAAAAGGAGGTGACGAAGTCCCCGGAACGGGAGGAGGAGGTCGATCTATTCTCCTTGCTCGCGAGCACGCGCGACATGTTGGCCGTGCAAGCGAATGCACGCGGACTATGGCTGACCCTTCATATCACGCCGCGGGTACCGCAATTCGTCACAAGCGATTCCCGCGGCCTCGAACAGATTCTCGTCAATCTTACCGGCAATGCTCTGAAATTCACGCAAGCCGGTCATGTCACCATTTTCGCCGACGCGATTGAGATGGCGCCGGGCCGAGTCAAATTGCGCATCGAAGTTTCCGATACAGGCATTGGCATAGCGCCCGAGGCGCAGGCCCGGATCTTCGAGAGCTTTACGCAGGCCGATGAAACAATCATCGACCGGTTCGGGGGCAGCGGTCTTGGTCTCGCCATCGTCAAGCAGCTTGTCGAAGCCAAGGGCGGCAAGGTCGGCGTCGAAAGCATTGTCGGCGCGGGCAGCACGTTCTGGCTCGAATTCGAATGTCTTGCCGGAACGGCGAAGCCGCTTGCGCTTCCGTCTCAGATGCTGCCATGGCTCCTCTTGTCGGAGGATCGTGCGATTGGGCCGTTGATCGAGCAGCAGGGTGTGACAGTCGAGCAGGTCTCGACCATGGCGGATCTGGCCAAGACGATGCAGGCTCCGGAATGGACGCGCGCGCATCACCGGCCCGTCATCATCCTCGATCAGCGCGCATTCGGTGCGAATTTGGAAGAGATTGCCCGCCGATTGCGTGGAAGCGATCCGGCTCGCGGGCCTATGCTGATCGCTTTGAAGGAGAATGAGTCGGTCGATATCCAGTCGCGTGAACTCTATCTGACGACCTTGCCGCGTCCCCTCGATGCAGCCTCCATCATGAACATGTGGCAGCATGTATCCTGGAGCAAACGCAAGAGCATGGCGCGCCGCGCGGTGGCGCATATGGCCTATCGGCCCCTGTCAATCCTGGTCGCGGAAGACAATAAGACAAATCAGAAGGTGATCGCCAAAATTCTCGAAAGAGCCGGACATTGCGTTCATCTTGTCGACAATGGCGAAGTGGCTCTCGAAGCCATGATCGACAAGAGTTTCGATATTGCGCTGATCGATCTCAACATGCCTGTGTTGAACGGGATCGAGATGACGAAGCTTTATCGCTTCGTTGCCGCGGGCCGTGCGCATCTGCCGATCATCGCCTTGACGGCCGATGTGACCGCCGAAACGAAAGTGCGCTGTACCGAAGCCGGGATGGACGATTGCCTGACGAAGCCAATCGAGCCGGCTCATCTGTTGAACGTGCTGAATAGTTTCGCGGGCGGTTGGCCGCCGGAAGAAGCGGATCTCTCCGGGATCGAGACAAAGCCGGTTCAGGTAGCCGATGCCAATCGCGAAACCGCGGCCGTGGATGATGAGCCGATCATCGATACCGATAAATTGACGTATTTGCAGAAGCTCGGTGGCAAGGAGTTCGTTTCCGACCTCCTCGATCAATATGTGAGCGATGCGGCCCGCATGCTACGCGAACTCAGCAATGCTGTCGCCGAGGAAAATCTGCCGAAATTCCAAGACAGCATCCACGCTTTGCGGAGCTGTTCGGCCAATGTCGGAGCCAAGGCGATTTACAATCTCTGTCTGTCTTGGCGCGAGGTCGATGCCTATGACCTCGCCTTACGAGGCGAGGACCACATGAAAGTGCTCGAAGCCGAATTTGCCAAAGCGCGTTCGGCTATGGATCTTTATGAAGAAGACGGAACCGCTCCCGCAGTGAAGCCCTTCCATCCGCAGGGTGCAGGCGAATAG
- a CDS encoding ABC transporter substrate-binding protein, producing the protein MRATRRLGLVFGQIAALWLATSLPAAAADHLRLAVQKTGTFAWELAIIKEHGLDKKADLDLEITQLASTEAEKIAIQGNSADLILSDWLWVSRERSLGSKLTFYPYSSSLGAVVVPAQAPFKDLADLKGKKLAVAGGPLDKSWLLLQAFAKRSNFDLKRQTEILYGAPALLSAKMVQGEVDANLNFWNFCVDLESRGFRRLIGMDAVEKELGAKAPVAMVGYVFSEDFAAKHPKVIERFLEIARQAKVILAQSDEDWQRLGPQIGIKSAAELALYRQRYLDGIPHRPIAEEAADAKLLYHILAETGGPELVGPGTELAEGTFFRPQMEN; encoded by the coding sequence ATGAGGGCCACCCGCCGCCTCGGCCTGGTTTTTGGCCAAATCGCGGCCCTCTGGCTCGCGACCTCGCTTCCGGCAGCCGCTGCGGACCATCTTCGCCTCGCCGTGCAAAAGACCGGCACTTTCGCCTGGGAGCTCGCGATCATCAAAGAACACGGCCTCGACAAGAAGGCCGATCTCGATCTCGAAATCACGCAGCTCGCCTCAACCGAAGCCGAGAAGATCGCCATCCAAGGCAATTCGGCCGATCTCATTCTTTCCGACTGGCTTTGGGTGTCGCGCGAGCGCAGCCTCGGAAGCAAGCTCACCTTCTATCCCTATTCGAGTTCGCTTGGCGCCGTGGTGGTGCCGGCACAGGCGCCCTTCAAAGATCTCGCCGATCTCAAAGGCAAGAAGCTCGCGGTCGCCGGCGGCCCGCTCGACAAGAGCTGGCTCCTGCTGCAGGCGTTTGCCAAACGCTCGAACTTCGATCTCAAAAGACAGACGGAGATTCTTTACGGCGCGCCCGCCCTTCTTTCAGCCAAGATGGTGCAAGGAGAAGTCGACGCCAATCTCAACTTCTGGAATTTTTGCGTCGATCTGGAGAGCCGCGGGTTTCGCCGCCTGATCGGTATGGACGCTGTCGAAAAGGAGCTTGGCGCAAAGGCGCCGGTCGCCATGGTCGGCTATGTCTTCAGCGAAGATTTCGCGGCAAAACATCCGAAGGTCATCGAGCGATTCCTGGAAATCGCGCGTCAGGCCAAAGTGATTCTGGCGCAGTCGGATGAAGATTGGCAGCGCCTTGGACCTCAGATCGGCATCAAGTCGGCCGCCGAACTTGCCCTCTACCGGCAGCGCTATCTCGACGGCATTCCGCATCGGCCCATCGCCGAGGAAGCCGCCGACGCGAAGCTGCTTTACCACATCCTCGCCGAGACCGGCGGCCCCGAGCTCGTCGGACCCGGCACCGAACTCGCCGAGGGGACTTTCTTCAGACCCCAAATGGAAAATTGA
- a CDS encoding ABC transporter permease — protein sequence MLRLASLLLLFLLWQSASIFAGPRVVPEPLIVLTTMWREIRSGALPFNFSITLLRVAASFAVAMVLGTALGLVMGRNKTVDRLFDPWLIVLLNLPALVIIVLAYIWVGLTEAAAIGAVALNKLPITTATIREGARALDNNLQEMAQVFRMPFKTRLRHVLIPQLTPYIAAATRAGLSLVWKIVLVVELLGRSNGVGFEIGIAFQLFDVALLLAYALPFVGVMLAIETFLVQPIERHVSRWRPHPA from the coding sequence GTGCTGAGGCTGGCGTCTCTTCTTCTGCTCTTCCTGCTGTGGCAATCGGCTTCGATTTTCGCCGGTCCTCGCGTCGTGCCGGAACCGCTGATCGTGCTGACCACGATGTGGCGGGAAATCCGCTCTGGCGCGCTTCCGTTCAATTTCAGCATCACGCTTCTGCGGGTCGCAGCCTCCTTTGCCGTCGCCATGGTGCTCGGCACGGCGCTCGGCCTCGTCATGGGCCGCAACAAGACCGTGGACCGGCTGTTCGATCCATGGCTTATCGTGCTTCTCAATCTGCCGGCGCTTGTCATCATCGTGCTGGCCTATATTTGGGTCGGGCTGACGGAAGCCGCCGCGATCGGCGCCGTCGCCTTGAACAAGCTTCCCATCACGACGGCGACGATCCGCGAAGGTGCCCGCGCGCTCGACAATAATCTGCAGGAGATGGCGCAGGTTTTCCGCATGCCTTTCAAAACGAGGCTGCGGCATGTCCTGATCCCGCAACTGACCCCCTATATCGCGGCGGCGACGCGGGCCGGTCTTTCGCTCGTTTGGAAAATCGTTCTTGTGGTCGAGCTGCTCGGCCGCTCCAACGGCGTCGGGTTTGAAATCGGAATTGCTTTTCAGCTTTTCGATGTCGCCCTGCTGCTTGCCTATGCGCTTCCCTTCGTCGGTGTCATGCTGGCGATTGAAACTTTCCTGGTTCAACCCATCGAGCGACATGTCTCCCGTTGGCGCCCTCACCCAGCTTGA
- a CDS encoding ABC transporter ATP-binding protein, whose translation MSPVGALTQLDVSVLRKTYQTASGETRVVLRDLAFTLQAGEVCALIGPSGSGKTTLLRIMAGLDTDFEGTITHPPDQKLAMVFQEPRLLPWRSVLQNIRLAAPHADPADLKQITDSLGLADHLTFFPGELSLGLARRVSFARALAIKPDILMLDEPFVSLDNSLAARLRDELATLVEARHITTLLVTHDVEEAIYLADRILMLSTKPARVIVEIRIDKPRHAMTEASAARIKGEVIQLLTKSTA comes from the coding sequence ATGTCTCCCGTTGGCGCCCTCACCCAGCTTGACGTTTCCGTCCTTCGCAAGACCTATCAGACGGCGTCGGGGGAAACACGCGTCGTGCTGCGCGATCTCGCGTTCACGCTGCAGGCGGGCGAGGTCTGCGCGCTGATCGGCCCGTCGGGCAGCGGCAAGACGACTTTGCTGCGCATCATGGCCGGCCTCGACACGGATTTCGAGGGCACGATTACGCATCCGCCGGACCAGAAGCTCGCGATGGTTTTCCAGGAGCCGCGGCTTCTGCCTTGGCGCAGCGTCTTGCAAAACATCCGTCTCGCCGCGCCGCATGCCGATCCGGCCGATCTGAAACAAATCACGGACAGCCTCGGCCTCGCCGACCATCTCACCTTCTTTCCCGGTGAATTGTCGCTTGGCCTCGCACGGCGCGTCTCCTTCGCACGGGCTTTGGCCATCAAGCCCGATATTTTGATGCTCGATGAACCTTTTGTGTCGCTCGATAATAGCTTGGCGGCCCGGCTCCGCGACGAGCTTGCGACATTGGTCGAAGCCCGCCACATCACCACGCTGCTCGTCACGCATGATGTCGAAGAGGCGATCTACCTCGCCGACCGGATCTTGATGCTTTCGACTAAGCCCGCCCGCGTTATAGTCGAGATCAGGATCGACAAGCCGCGGCATGCAATGACCGAGGCCTCCGCGGCCCGGATCAAGGGCGAGGTCATCCAGCTTCTGACAAAATCGACCGCTTGA
- a CDS encoding ABC transporter permease has translation MTSIASNDVPLRKGFGLLQYAICLKGIVWREALRYLHQRERFVSALVRPLVWLFIFAAGFRSVLGVSIIPPYETYILYPVYITPGLMAMIQLFNGMQSSLSMVYDREMGNMRTLLVSPLPRWFLLTSKLIAGVAVSLLQVYAYLLIAYLWDIAPDNYWGYLTVLPALILSGLMLGALGMLLSSVIKQLENFAGVMNFVIFPMFFASSALYPLWRVEEGSPWLALVCELNPFTHAVELIRFAFYLQVNWLSLGVVTGCTVVFLGAAIIAYDPSRGMLVRRGGPE, from the coding sequence ATGACAAGCATCGCGAGCAACGACGTCCCGCTGCGCAAAGGCTTCGGCCTTCTGCAATATGCGATCTGCCTCAAAGGCATCGTCTGGCGCGAGGCGCTTCGCTATTTGCATCAGCGCGAGCGTTTCGTCTCCGCACTGGTGCGCCCGCTCGTCTGGCTCTTCATTTTCGCCGCTGGTTTTCGCTCGGTGCTCGGCGTCTCGATCATCCCGCCTTACGAGACCTATATTCTCTATCCGGTCTATATCACGCCTGGCCTCATGGCGATGATCCAGCTTTTCAACGGCATGCAATCCTCCCTCTCCATGGTCTACGACCGTGAGATGGGAAATATGCGCACGCTGCTTGTCAGCCCTCTGCCGCGCTGGTTTCTATTGACGTCGAAACTGATCGCCGGCGTCGCGGTGTCTCTGCTGCAGGTCTACGCCTATCTGCTCATCGCCTATTTGTGGGATATCGCGCCCGACAATTATTGGGGCTATCTCACGGTATTGCCGGCGCTGATTTTGTCGGGCCTCATGCTCGGCGCGCTCGGCATGCTTTTATCGTCGGTGATCAAGCAGCTCGAGAATTTCGCGGGCGTCATGAATTTCGTGATCTTCCCGATGTTTTTCGCCTCATCCGCGCTCTATCCGCTCTGGCGTGTCGAGGAAGGCAGCCCCTGGCTTGCCTTGGTCTGTGAGCTGAACCCGTTCACCCATGCGGTCGAACTGATCCGCTTCGCCTTCTATCTCCAAGTGAACTGGCTTTCGCTCGGAGTCGTCACCGGCTGCACGGTGGTCTTTTTGGGCGCGGCGATTATCGCCTATGACCCATCGCGCGGCATGCTGGTCCGGCGCGGCGGCCCGGAATAA
- a CDS encoding c-type cytochrome, whose protein sequence is MVAASTLALTAFTTFPAAADGDAAAGEKIFNTKCKVCHQIGPGAKNFVGPDLNAVIGRKAGTAEGYSYSDAMKASGLTWDEATFKEYIKDPKAKVPGIKMIFAGLPKETDQENLYAYLAQFKADGSK, encoded by the coding sequence ATGGTTGCTGCGAGTACTCTTGCTTTGACGGCTTTCACGACGTTCCCGGCCGCGGCCGACGGAGATGCGGCTGCCGGTGAGAAGATATTCAACACCAAGTGCAAGGTTTGTCATCAAATCGGGCCGGGCGCCAAGAACTTCGTCGGCCCCGATCTCAATGCCGTGATCGGCCGCAAGGCCGGCACTGCCGAGGGCTATTCTTATTCCGACGCGATGAAGGCCTCCGGCCTCACCTGGGATGAGGCGACCTTCAAGGAATATATCAAGGATCCGAAGGCAAAGGTTCCTGGCATCAAGATGATCTTTGCCGGTCTCCCGAAGGAGACGGACCAGGAAAATCTTTATGCCTACCTTGCCCAGTTCAAGGCGGACGGCAGCAAATAA
- a CDS encoding ABC transporter substrate-binding protein, translating to MRFWTLVAAALLLANVWTPQARADDPMQIKVGFIRQTHSRETISILDIPAKDDGLAGAQLAAEDNNTTGKFLNQVFTIDDIHLKEGDDPIAALNTLLAKGINLIMLDLPPDQMLAVADAAKGKPVIFFNTSAPEDSLREENCRANVFHIAPTYSMLADGLAEYLIWKKWNKWFLIQGSHPEDKLFGDAIRRSAKKFGAKIVEERTYEDTGGGRRSDSGSVQTQRLIPVATQNAPAYDVLVAADESEVFGGYLPYRTYDARPVAGSGGLKPTSWDPSHEQWGAAQLQNRFFKLASRGMNARDNQAWVAMRVIGEAASRTKSNDPKVLKAFLVSPDFSVAAFKSQRLTWRLWNQQLRQPILLGDGRMIASVSPQEGFLHQTSELDTLGYDKPETKCKLQ from the coding sequence ATGAGATTTTGGACCCTGGTCGCCGCCGCCCTTCTCCTCGCAAACGTTTGGACACCGCAAGCAAGAGCCGACGATCCGATGCAGATCAAGGTCGGCTTTATCCGGCAGACGCATTCGCGCGAGACGATCTCGATCCTCGACATTCCCGCCAAGGACGACGGTCTCGCCGGCGCGCAGCTTGCCGCCGAGGACAATAATACGACCGGCAAATTCCTCAATCAGGTCTTCACGATCGACGACATTCACCTGAAGGAAGGCGACGATCCGATCGCGGCGCTCAACACTTTGCTCGCCAAGGGCATCAATCTGATCATGCTCGATCTGCCGCCCGATCAAATGCTCGCCGTCGCCGATGCTGCGAAAGGCAAGCCCGTCATCTTCTTCAATACGAGCGCGCCGGAAGATTCTTTGCGCGAAGAAAATTGCCGCGCCAATGTGTTTCACATCGCGCCGACCTATTCGATGCTCGCCGACGGGCTCGCCGAATATTTGATCTGGAAGAAATGGAACAAATGGTTCCTGATCCAGGGCTCGCATCCGGAAGACAAGCTCTTCGGCGATGCCATCCGCCGCTCGGCGAAGAAATTCGGCGCCAAGATCGTCGAGGAACGCACTTATGAGGATACCGGCGGCGGCCGCCGCTCGGATTCAGGCAGCGTCCAGACACAAAGGCTGATTCCGGTCGCCACGCAAAACGCCCCGGCCTATGATGTGCTCGTCGCCGCCGACGAAAGCGAAGTCTTCGGCGGCTATCTGCCCTATCGAACCTATGATGCGCGGCCCGTCGCGGGCTCGGGCGGATTGAAACCGACGAGCTGGGACCCCTCGCATGAACAATGGGGCGCCGCGCAATTGCAGAACCGCTTCTTCAAATTGGCCTCGCGCGGCATGAATGCCCGGGACAATCAGGCCTGGGTTGCGATGCGCGTGATCGGCGAAGCGGCGTCGCGCACCAAATCGAACGATCCGAAAGTGCTCAAGGCCTTCCTCGTCAGCCCCGACTTTTCGGTCGCGGCCTTCAAGAGCCAGAGATTGACATGGCGGCTCTGGAACCAGCAATTGCGTCAGCCGATCCTGCTTGGCGACGGGCGGATGATCGCCTCCGTCTCGCCGCAGGAAGGATTTCTGCATCAGACCTCGGAATTGGATACGCTTGGCTACGACAAGCCCGAAACAAAGTGCAAATTGCAATGA
- a CDS encoding crotonase/enoyl-CoA hydratase family protein, which translates to MRVLATESNALGDRRQADDISLLGRAHSATDALRQLSETAPLPLNLRLLSRPYSEIEVSLDPNEKALWMYWKPKGPASVTLALLDDLNEMHRDIQKLFETRDPSEEQPFLFSVAVSNVQGIFNLGGDLGFFLEKIREQDRNALLLYAYGCVDAVYNNAFGFDVPVVSIGIVEGDALGGGLECALSYNVLIAERGTKMGFPEVLFNSFPGMGAFSLLSRKLDPARAKKIIMSGRIYSSEEFYEMGLIDVLAEKGRAREAAHKFIRENTRRHPLLHAMNKVQNRVNMLTKAELREVTEIWVDSVMKIDTQDLRRMELLVSAQQRRLGSSNSAAVSV; encoded by the coding sequence ATGCGCGTTCTTGCTACTGAGTCCAATGCCCTCGGGGACCGGCGCCAAGCCGACGATATTTCACTGCTCGGTAGAGCCCATTCCGCTACCGACGCACTTCGGCAATTGAGCGAGACGGCCCCGCTTCCGTTGAATCTGCGACTTCTGTCGCGGCCTTATTCGGAAATCGAAGTCTCGCTCGATCCGAATGAAAAAGCCCTCTGGATGTATTGGAAGCCGAAGGGACCGGCCAGCGTAACCCTGGCTCTGCTCGATGATCTCAACGAGATGCATCGCGACATTCAGAAGCTTTTCGAAACGCGCGACCCGTCCGAAGAGCAGCCTTTTCTGTTTTCCGTCGCCGTCTCGAATGTGCAAGGCATCTTCAACCTCGGCGGAGACCTCGGCTTTTTCCTCGAGAAAATTCGCGAGCAGGACCGCAACGCCTTGCTTCTTTACGCCTATGGATGCGTCGACGCCGTCTACAATAACGCTTTCGGTTTTGACGTTCCGGTGGTTTCGATCGGGATCGTCGAAGGCGATGCGCTCGGCGGCGGGCTCGAATGCGCCTTGTCCTATAACGTTCTCATCGCTGAGCGCGGCACGAAAATGGGCTTTCCGGAAGTGCTCTTCAATTCGTTTCCCGGCATGGGCGCATTCAGCTTGCTGTCGCGCAAACTTGATCCGGCTCGCGCCAAAAAAATCATCATGAGCGGGCGGATATACAGCTCCGAGGAATTTTACGAAATGGGCCTGATCGATGTTCTTGCCGAGAAAGGCAGAGCGCGGGAAGCGGCCCACAAATTCATTCGCGAAAATACGCGGCGCCATCCGTTGCTCCATGCGATGAACAAAGTGCAGAATAGAGTGAATATGCTGACCAAGGCCGAGCTGCGCGAGGTGACGGAAATCTGGGTCGACTCGGTCATGAAGATCGATACTCAGGATCTGCGCCGGATGGAGCTTCTGGTTTCGGCACAACAAAGGCGGCTGGGATCTTCCAATTCAGCGGCCGTCTCAGTCTGA